The Xyrauchen texanus isolate HMW12.3.18 chromosome 4, RBS_HiC_50CHRs, whole genome shotgun sequence genome segment ttcccagaatAATTCATTTCAAATCACCTTTTTCTTcaacatttctggaatttcttttgaccttggcatagtgtgctactgggtgagaccttttagccaattTCATGCTgctaaaaaagtaatattttggtgttgatttgattgaacagggtgGCAataatcaggtctgggtgtgtctagtccagctgaaccccattatgaatgcagtttcatagatttggggatttagtaactaagggggcaaatcctttttattggataactttttttgcttcaataaataaccatttaaaaatggtttgtttgaatttttgaaacaatttagtatgagattgtggcagggcggagggcggggtcaggtcgtgattccgcacacctgccCACTAAtccggctaatcaagcctcagatagggataaaggcagattggaagctgcagtgcgacagagatttacgggcagctgtcagacacctttgtgtgtttgtcttttggttcagttttatattaaactattatttatattgtcaagtcggttctcgtctcctccattccattccattccattaatacctttacactggtgccgaaatccgggaaggaggagggatgcggcgtagtagagtcctcgccactaccatccaccctaaAAGAGCAGACGCGGCCACCCGccggaggagcccagccgcctggaagcggaggaacggccactGACCGCggggggaggaggggctcccaaccaaccgcctggagcagtcatcgctgccaggggcaggggagacccctaatGTCCGCCAAAAACGCAGCGGggagttccgtccgccaggggctggaggtcagCCTGTCGTCCGTTAAAGGGTACatgagtggccgaggaccaagctacggcgtatctgagaaccggtgagtaagtgtgttttttttttctctctctctaacttccactgccactccgtgttggcctttcactctctttttaaaatgttttattaatttggcacGATTGACATTATGGTGTGTAGGTgccagacatttttttttgtttcccaccccttgtcccctccctcatccaggtagacagggatgacctgccagcagacagtGTGGAAGGCACGCCACTCCACAGGGAaaatgtacgtcatgctgggggctccgcggcctgagagaacgagggaggaatgtggcagggtggagggcggggcagTTCCGCACACCCAgcacctaatcaggctaatcaagcctcagagggggaaaaaggccgactggaagctgcagtgcaacAGATAGACAACAttgtgaatttgtatttttggtacagttttatattaaactattatttatattgtcaagctggttctcgccacctcctttccattaatccctttacagagatatacataaaaacagaagaaatcaggatgggagcaaataatttttcacagcactgtatgttGAATTACTGAACCCtttgtttacatgcatgtaaTTTAGTCTGCACTATCACAGCTTATATGTTTTCCTCATATTCCACTTTTATTCCTTAATTTTAACATGATATGCATATATAAACAAGCCAATTTCCTCTGATCTAGCTGTGTATGCATGACTTACTGTCAACCAGGAACAAAAAGCAGAGGACTCCAGTGGAAGCAATGATGATACCAGGCACAATGAAGGACAGGCCCCACGCGGATGACACATAGACACCAGCAATGAGAGAGCCCAATATGTTCCCCACTGAGGTGTGAGAGTTCCATATGCCCATGATGAATCCACGCCTGCATGCAAAGACCATCATGAAGactacatatacagtacaactacataaatgtttttttattccaaAAGAGGGTCATATTATGAGCCCTATCTTAtgaactaaaaatgtattgatgttACAATGAAAACAGAGTAAACACTGTTacttattatgttggcttgacaatgtCATTCTTGATACTGTCATTCTACAGAGAtggtttaggttttgttttttgcttgttcATTAactgctactagttacaaatcaaaagagaactggaaaatgcacacagcagtcacacgggggtctcaggaggttaacacaaaaaaaattggCTTTAGATTTATTGACAATAGTTAGGGATGATTTATGTGGAGATCTGCATTTACTTGCATTTATGGAAAATGCAGATACGATTCTGCACTGTCAACAGCATAAATACTGCGTACACAGCACATAATATGACAGTCTCTTACTTTCCCTTCCCAAACCAGTTCCCGACACATGCTACCACAGCTGGCCAGCCTGTAGTCTGCACCAGCCCATTTATGGCCTGTAAAGGAAAgacagaagataaaaaaaaaacaaggtgatTAGCAAGCCTGACTCGCAAATGGCCTTGACATGTCCAAGAAGGAAAGTAATTCTCAACAGATGCAGTCATGTGCTCACCATGTGACTAAAAACAACATGACTCGTGGTTTACTGTGAGATAACCGAGAGAAACATGTTGGGAACGTACATGTATGTTGGTCTAGAAAATACATAACATAACAGAAATGCATAACATACATTCCAGTCTTTAATCTACTGATCCATGATGTTATTTAATTTCACTTTGTAAATTAGTTCCTGACAAAACAACATGTCACAAGATAAGAATCACTTCTGTTTTTTGGGTTTACACATTACAAAATTAAGTTCTCCTAATATTTtggtcttaaaatgcattttttttttttttaggaaatatTGGCTTTTAGTTGCATAAAGTGGGAGAAGATGAAGGCATGTAGCTCACCTGAATAAGGCAGTAATACCAAAGTGAGTGGATTTTCCAGTAAAAACCCAGACCAAACAGAACAGTGAAAAGCCCACTGAGAAGCATCCCCGTGCTCAAGTAGTAACGCAGGGGCAATCTTTCTCCAAACATCCCACTGTCAGAACAATTTATAACCAAGTGTTatacctcaaaaaaaaaaaataataatttgtttttgttgcaaCTTAACTTTTTGTCAAGGATCACAAAAAAGGCACTTTTTACACATAGTACCACCTtttctgtaaatttaacagaaattTTCCATTTACAATCAAGTCAGCTCTGTAAAGTCAACGCATGTTTGAATAACTGATTTGGTATCTTGATGTTACAGTAAATTAgggtaattttattttaatttaacaggTTACATTTGTGACTACTGACTTATTTCTGTGGTGATCCTTATTATTCTaaccagtgctgggtagtaatggatAACATTTGTATTATCCAAATAACATAATTTGGATAAtacattttagtcatgtaatttataatcagtaccagattacaattcagaagtaatctaccatGCACCGATTATAACAACATACAGGGCACCTAGTTCTCTGAAATTCGTTACCAAGAAACTCCAACATCATACCTAAAGAACATGCCGATTGCATATGCAACCAGGAAGCAATTGTCCAGCACTCCAAACAGATTCTGGTAATTATTCTGGTCtgtattgagagagagagatattaattGATTTACACAACTGGAGCTTTTAGCATACCTCAGtgctgtttgtgttttgtttgaggcCTAAAATAAGCAGACAGATGGATGCACTAAAAGAAAGCAAATTATAAAAGAATGAAACTCACCAAAAGGGACCCAATCACACCAGGTGTCATTGTCAGTAATGTTGAGGTCTGCTGGATGAATGACATTAGAGCAGTTTCTATGCAGCTGACTctgtaaatacaaaaatatattcagTTGAAGCCAGAAGCTTACCGGTACATAAACTGAATTTACATGTAATTGGCTAAAgtgtttcacaattcctgacatttaatcgtagaaaacattagctgtcttaggtcagttaggatcactactttgctttaagaatgtaaaatgtcagaataatagaagagataattatttatttcagcttttatatctttcatcatattaccagtgggtcagaagtttatacactttgttagtatttggtagaattgcctttaaattgtttaacttggtcaaatattttgggtagccttccacaagcttctcacaataagtggctggaattttggcccattcttccatacagaactggtgtaaccgagtcaggattgtaggcctccttgttagaacccactttttcagttctgtccacaaattttCAACCggattgaggtcaaggctttTTGATGGCCACTCATATCgttactttgttgtccttaagccattttgccacaatgttTTTTGTCTAAACTTCTGatacactggaattgtgataaagtcaattaaaagtgaaacaatctgtctgtaaacgcacaaagaagatgtcctaaaagacttgccaaaactatagtttgctaatatgaaatctgtggagtggttcaaaaatgaattttaatgacttccaaatgtatgtaaacttctgatttcaactgtaaatGTCATAATTATATGACATCAAGCAGCACCTTACAATGTACTACGTAATTACAGGTAATCATGTAAATTATgtgaaaaacaaatctgtttgTCACATGTCTTTTCAGATCAGAGCTGCAATCACTctgttgttaatgttttattaccttgacaatgctgataggctttcgtgaGATGTGGTAGCTGGTGTAGCAGACAAACGTGAGGACGAGGATGAAGAACCGGTACCTAAATCAAAGACAAACACGCCTTGAATAAAGGATTTACAAGTCAAAAGTACAGTAGCACAAACGTTAGTGTAACTCCAGAGCGAGAGCTTCTAAGTCTTCTACAGCTGGAGACACTTGGAGGTGTTTGCTGCAAATGAAAAAACAGTCAACCAGTGATAGAAATGTACCACATTACGTGACTTACAGGAAAACAGCCTCaccaagcacaaacacacatacactgagaGCTCTATTTGAAATTTCAACATTTCCTGCAGGTAACACAAAGAGTAAATCCGTTTGACCTCTGTGCATGTTGCAAAAAAAGACACCTTCAACATCCCTGTGCTTTCACTTAAGAGCTGATGTTATTACAAGCAATGAAATAGATCTGATTTTCCATTATTGATACATATCCATAATGGTTAAGAATGTTTAAAATGTGATTGTGCTTATATAAAGAGACTTCGATATGTTGAAATGTGTATTCGTCATGCTGAAAAGAATACTAGCATTTATTGTTAGGAACCATTATAGATGATTAGTTACCAACTTTAAGGCAGTGCTAAAAATCAAAAGCATTATCAAAAATCAATAGTCATGTCTGCTAAAATAAAAGCCCTCACGATGAAGGGTCAAGCATCTTCTCTCGTTTTAAACCCACCACAGCTAACGTGTGAGTTTCATTTGTTTACATGGACTTACCAGCTGTCTCTAGAGAAAGAGGTAATGAGTCTGATGCCCGGGGCCAATGGAGATCTCATGTTTACATGTGTACCTTTGTTTGTATCTTTGCTAAAACGCTAAAGTAAAGTGTGTCTGACGGTATGAATGTTTAATAAAACGCTCCATTTCAATTAAGATGTATAAAAACGCAAATGTAAAACTACAAACCCCGTAACGAACTTAAAATATTCGAAAGAACAATTAAAATATTCGAAACAAACGAAACCAGCTGACTAATCAGAACTAACGATCCCGTTCATTTCTCACAAGTTAAAAAGTCCGTTTGATCATGTTGGTTGGAGGCCGGCAATCCTAATCCAGATATACAGTCGCTTTTCCATTTAAGACGTGCTGTTATTTCCGAAATCCAGATGTGGAAAACCCTTCAAGCGCTCTGAATTTCTAAAGAGTTCCATGTTTGCTTTCGCGCGGTTGTGCGTCTGCGCCTAAAGCCGGCTGCTATTAATAACCTTCTTTCTGTTCTACAACGTCACATGAGTATTCATTGATCATCAGCtcggagagagagagtgtgtgttaaaGGTGTTTCGCAGCCGCCATTCCTGTTTTCCACACCCGGCAGCGGCGCACACTGGATCAACAGTGGCGTGAACATGTGATGCCGTGACGTCACCAGAGCTGCGCTAGTCAACGCAACTGTTcgttaaacctttttttttaaatgtatttatttatttatttatttattttgtcattctgTATCCTATGATTGTGCAAAATTGACTATGCTTAATACATGGTTTTTTggaaaaaagaggaaaacatttaaagagaaagagaagaaaaaaagataaaaaaaagggggagggggaaaaaggagaaaaaagaaaaaaaagaaaacagatgtGACCGTCATGTAATTCTCAtaatttgttaatatattttatatatatcataatatttatattatgtgcaccccaagcttttatttttatttttttatgtatatttttttatgtattttgttgttgactGTTACTTTTTACTGTACTGTTTTGAGCATCAATAAAAAAGACTCGGggcctgaaaaaaataaataaataatgcaaaaaaaaaaaaaaaaaaaaaactgttcgtTAAACTCTTTTCATCTGTGAGTTGGAGAAAGACAATTCTACAGAACAATTCTACATGTTTTACCATTGCATTCATGCTAGATTTTTGGGGGGAAATGCGGAAACCTACACCGACGGCCAAAGGTTTCGGAAGGAAATCGgatctttaattcaccaaattggcattcaactgatcacaaagtatagtcaggacattactgatgtaataaaaaaaaaacagcaccacttccagcagccatcactccaacaccttatccttgagtaatcatgctaaattgataatttggaacaagaaaatcacttgccattatatcaaacacagttgaaagctattaagctattaaatgaatcttaacattgtctttgtgtttgtttttgagttcccACAGAATAGACTGGTATGtctaaaggtcaatattaggtaaacaaaaatggcaaaaaaaagaaagaaacagtcAATCATttatttgaggaatgaaggctctACAATGCTTGCTATACGAAAAGAAAGACTAAGTGACTTTGCAGGCTCGATCTTCACCATGGCCCATGCCAAAAGCTTTTCCAGCCTTTTTAAGAGTCTGTTTGTACATACAGCAGTCTAAAGGATACTTGTGACATCATCCATATAGCTGCACATTGCTGGCCGTTTTACCCCAGATTGAGCACGGATTCCTTTAGGCCAGAAGTCTGGCACTAATTTGGATGATCTCGAATGCTGCTGTGAACAGGATGGGAGAGATTGAACATCCCATTGCAATTCCTTATTCTAGTTGCTGCCAACCAGTTGTGTACTCCTGTGttgcacagggttggggagttacggaatacatgtaacaggattatgtatttaaaatacaaaatataagtaactgtattacactacagttacaatttaaataattggttattagaatacagttacattcaaaaagtattttgattactgaagggattactttgcattgtattttcatttgtttcatttaatatttagtcctttcagaaggaaaacatttatacatataaatgatgcgatccaaagtacatttgaacagtggtgaaaccctttcttatgatgtgttacattcatatgagcagacagagaagtatgctTGAAGTagataagatatttttttttttcagagaatgtatttttaacatgtgtattttgtcttactgtactggcagagtttttatagtcaaaacaaatgaagaaattgCATTACATATTTTCAGGTCCCCATAGTACctaccaaccaagctcttaacCTCTGTTACATGGAAAAACACCAGTGCATAGCGGATGAGCTGGAATCAAACTGATCCATGGGCATTTGCCAGGTCCATTCAGACTGCATGGAGGTCTTGTCTCTCTTGGCAGACtggatctgctcccatatacagtatacaatactatatatactgtataaaaaatatttttttattaattgttttgagaAAACAATTTCCCTTAATTCTGAAGGTTTTTCTTTGCAGCTATTTTCATACAAGTAACTGACAGGGAACCCCGCAAtggtggtaaaatcactgtaacacacaacCTTTGTTGTCTGCAACAGCAATTTGACAAAACACCAATgttcaatacacacatacatttattgtTACTAATTAtaagaataaacaattcttccaccAAGTAATTTAGTTCCTTATTTGCTATGTTCCAAATCTTATGCTGTCATACTACTATTTCTATTTCTGCAGCAGATAATATATAGAGTAGAATATTAGTAGTGTGCTATTAcagtattttacacattttatatgtacacacacacatacacacacacacacacacacacacacacacacacacacacacacacacacacacacacacacacacacacacacacacacacacacacacacatgttgtgtttccatgttttatggggactttccatagacataatggtttttatactgtacaaactttatattctatcccctaaacctaaccctacccctaaacctaaccctcacagaaaacattctgcatttttacattttcaaaaaacataatttagtatgatttataagctgttttcctcatggggaccgacaaaatgtccccacaaggtcaaaaatttcgggttttactattcttatggggacatttggtccccacaaagtgataaatacacgctcacacacacacatacatacacacacacacacacacacacacacacacacacacacacacacacactggtggccaaaagtttggaataatgtacagattttgctcttatgaaaagaaattggtacttttattcatccaagtggcattcaactgatcacaatgtttagtcaggacattaataatgttaaaaattattattacaataaaaaataaaaaaatcagaacttcttcACAGTGTCAAAAAATATTCCACTTGCAGCAgcgacagctttgcagatccttggcattccagctgtcagtttgtccagatactcaggtgacatttcaccccacacttcctgtagcacttgccatagatgtgactgtcttgtcgggcacttctcatgcaccttacagtcaagctgatcccccaaatgctcaatgaggttaagttttccagttatctgttgtccaatgtctgtgtttctttgcccactctaaccttttctttttgtttttctgtttcaaaagtggccttttctttgcaattctccccaaaagtcctgcacccctgagtcttctctttactgttgtacatgaaactggtattgagcgtgtagaattcaaAGAAGCTGTCatatgtaagggtatttggtatgccgaatttagaagggaatcgttaaagtgccctcattctcacaccattatatgtaagggaatttagggtctagaaatatgtgagctatgaactaaattaaacatttaggttactgttgtaacctacgttccctgatggagggaacgagatgttgtgttgaagaagcgacactaggggtctctcttgagagccttgcgcatctctgaacttgagaaaaggccaatgagaaattggcagacagaattagcatgtccagcccccggacatatgggtataaagggagggaaatgcgtctgttcattcaggattttgcctgaggagcctACAGtgaggttcggccgtaacagtggctcggttcagcgaacacacaacgtctcatttcctccatcagggaacggaggttacaacagtatccAAGACGTTTCCCATCTGTCGCTGTGTcgcagaagcgacactaggggtcaaattttaatcacgccatgctgaaccgtgtacgtgagctgctgacataggtgcaggcaggcagttgcgtgccaaaaaCGGCAGgccgtgtcagactgcacgtacccttccccaacgccccataagatTGTCATAGCCTTCTGGTTCTCTACACCCcgatatggggggaacaaggcgacgtgccaagcatgggagcaagccgcgccagccacgccttttaTCTCtgtatgtttct includes the following:
- the LOC127643176 gene encoding glucose-6-phosphate exchanger SLC37A2-like isoform X3; protein product: MRSPLAPGIRLITSFSRDSWYRFFILVLTFVCYTSYHISRKPISIVKSQLHRNCSNVIHPADLNITDNDTWCDWVPFDQNNYQNLFGVLDNCFLVAYAIGMFFSGMFGERLPLRYYLSTGMLLSGLFTVLFGLGFYWKIHSLWYYCLIQAINGLVQTTGWPAVVACVGNWFGKGKRGFIMGIWNSHTSVGNILGSLIAGVYVSSAWGLSFIVPGIIIASTGVLCFLFLVDKPEDVNCAPPQHHESVEQEPLLRNSSINEEIFSNHTSTAVEPVEDHTEAISFCEALKIPGVVEFSLCLLFAKLVSYTFLYWLPLYIANVAHFDPKEAGDLSTLFDVGGIVGGILAGLISDYSGGRATTCCAMLIIAAPMLFLYNKIGQNSLPTTIGAALMTLMPIPPPMPLCDL